A window of the Streptomyces sp. NBC_01351 genome harbors these coding sequences:
- a CDS encoding GNAT family N-acetyltransferase: MTTFEITGASAADMELIRCWADEEGWNPGGSDRFAFAVADPEGFLVGRLGGEPVACISAVRYGAGFGFIGFYIARPSFRGQGYGIRLWDAAMRRLDGRLVGLDGVVAQQDNYRKSGFRHAWNNIRYEGVPRGEGGDGGRVEVVDAASLPFARLAAYDRRFFPEPRDAFLSAWTALPGRTALAAVRDGRIEGLGVIRPGSAAHRIGPLYAADTEVAAALLRGLSRSAPGAAVTVDVPDANPDAAPLFESLGLAPAFETARMYTGPAPELPLAELFGVTSLELG, translated from the coding sequence ATGACGACATTCGAGATCACCGGCGCGAGTGCCGCCGACATGGAACTGATCCGCTGTTGGGCCGACGAGGAGGGGTGGAACCCGGGGGGCTCGGACCGGTTCGCGTTCGCCGTCGCCGACCCGGAGGGTTTCCTCGTGGGCCGCCTCGGCGGCGAGCCGGTGGCCTGCATCTCCGCCGTCCGCTACGGCGCCGGCTTCGGCTTCATCGGCTTCTACATCGCCCGCCCCTCCTTCCGGGGTCAGGGCTACGGCATCCGGCTGTGGGACGCGGCGATGCGCCGGCTCGACGGGCGGCTCGTCGGCCTGGACGGGGTCGTCGCCCAGCAGGACAACTACCGCAAATCCGGCTTCCGTCATGCATGGAACAACATTCGCTACGAGGGTGTGCCCCGGGGCGAAGGGGGCGACGGTGGCCGGGTCGAGGTCGTCGACGCGGCCTCGCTGCCCTTCGCCCGGCTCGCGGCCTACGACCGGCGGTTCTTCCCCGAGCCCCGGGACGCCTTCCTGTCCGCCTGGACCGCCCTGCCCGGCCGCACGGCGCTCGCCGCCGTACGGGACGGCCGCATCGAAGGGCTCGGCGTCATCCGCCCGGGCAGCGCCGCCCACCGGATCGGCCCGCTGTACGCCGCCGACACGGAGGTGGCGGCCGCGTTGCTGCGCGGCCTCTCCCGGTCCGCGCCCGGCGCGGCGGTGACCGTGGACGTGCCCGACGCCAACCCGGACGCCGCCCCGCTGTTCGAATCGCTGGGCCTGGCGCCCGCGTTCGAGACGGCCCGCATGTACACCGGCCCGGCCCCGGAACTCCCCCTGGCCGAGCTCTTCGGGGTGACCAGCCTCGAACTGGGTTGA
- a CDS encoding subtilase-type protease inhibitor, giving the protein MRSIARSLGLGSAAMALTALTALAWPGSAGATPSAPAGPAGPAAGPAATASLYAPSALVLAVTAGDNARRGTVLRAVTLACTPTPGGTHPDPVGACAELREYGARLDAVTAPAADTACTREWNPMTVTADGVWDGRRLSYAHTFGNACGLRGTTGMLFDF; this is encoded by the coding sequence ATGCGGTCCATCGCAAGGAGTCTCGGGCTCGGATCCGCCGCCATGGCGCTCACCGCGCTGACCGCGCTGGCGTGGCCCGGCTCGGCCGGCGCCACACCGTCCGCCCCCGCCGGACCGGCCGGACCGGCCGCAGGACCGGCCGCCACGGCGAGCCTGTACGCGCCCTCCGCGCTCGTGCTCGCCGTCACCGCCGGGGACAACGCCCGCCGGGGTACGGTGCTGCGCGCGGTGACGCTCGCATGCACTCCGACGCCCGGCGGCACGCACCCGGACCCGGTCGGCGCGTGCGCGGAATTACGTGAGTACGGAGCCCGGTTGGACGCGGTGACCGCCCCGGCCGCCGACACCGCATGTACGAGGGAGTGGAATCCGATGACGGTGACGGCCGACGGGGTGTGGGACGGCCGGCGGCTGAGCTACGCGCACACCTTCGGCAACGCGTGCGGCCTGCGCGGCACGACCGGGATGCTGTTCGACTTCTGA
- a CDS encoding ABC transporter ATP-binding protein translates to MQNDAIHLRDVTRRHGVGDHAVTALDQVSLAFPKGTFTAVMGPSGSGKSTLLQCAAGLDRPTSGTVTVGGTELTRLSETKLTLLRRDRIGFVFQAFNLLPSLTAEQNVALPLRLAGRRPAKAEVREVLTRVGLGDRARHRPSEMSGGQQQRVALARALITRPDVLFGDEPTGALDSRTGREVLTLLRTMVDTEGQTVVMVTHDPLAASYADRVVFLVDGRLNGELAGARAEEIAAHMTKLETVPC, encoded by the coding sequence ATGCAAAACGACGCGATCCACCTCAGGGACGTCACCCGTCGCCACGGCGTCGGCGACCACGCCGTCACCGCCCTCGACCAGGTCTCCCTCGCCTTCCCCAAGGGCACCTTCACCGCCGTCATGGGCCCCTCCGGCTCCGGGAAGTCCACCCTGCTGCAGTGCGCGGCGGGCCTGGACCGGCCGACCTCCGGCACGGTGACGGTCGGCGGGACCGAGCTCACCCGGCTCAGCGAGACCAAGCTGACCCTGCTGCGCCGGGACCGGATCGGGTTCGTCTTCCAGGCCTTCAACCTGCTGCCCTCCCTGACCGCAGAGCAGAACGTCGCCCTGCCGCTGCGCCTGGCCGGCCGCCGCCCCGCCAAGGCGGAGGTGCGCGAGGTGCTGACCCGGGTCGGCCTCGGCGACCGGGCCCGGCACCGGCCGTCGGAGATGTCCGGCGGCCAGCAGCAGCGGGTGGCGCTCGCCCGCGCCCTGATCACCCGCCCCGACGTCCTCTTCGGCGACGAGCCCACCGGCGCACTGGACTCCCGGACCGGCCGCGAGGTGCTCACCCTGCTCCGGACCATGGTCGACACCGAGGGCCAGACGGTCGTCATGGTCACCCACGACCCCCTCGCCGCCTCCTACGCCGACCGCGTGGTCTTCCTCGTCGACGGCCGCCTGAACGGCGAACTGGCCGGTGCCCGCGCCGAGGAGATCGCCGCCCACATGACGAAGCTGGAGACCGTGCCGTGCTGA
- a CDS encoding ABC transporter permease, which yields MLSVALRTLRTRWVTFVGSFVALALGVGLIATMGLALAATLDAPERRPERFNTAAVVVKGNDTLRVESPIGDRTRKLAHPKPVAPELARRLGALGATTEDRSFPVRAEGGPGRLVGHPWSVAAFAPYTLDAGRAPQSDGEVVTTGWARPGERLTTDRGPVTVVGTVSHPGAPKLPGFEDAVFWTDAQAARLSPAIDQLVVSADPAAVRAAVGQDPDVRVLTGRDIRFADPDPERDSEALLAVNAMLGTAGGVTGFVSVFVVASTFAFAVAQRRKEFALLRTAGATPGQIRRMVLSEALLLGVLASAFGCLLGSYGAPLLAQWSVDGDLAPRWFAIGDATWPYHLAFWTGLLVSLAGVLAASWRAGRVGPTEALREAAVETRTMTWGRWIFGAGLLLAGLGTLAYALLADPSDLLHRKTYISRPMLLIVAFALLAPVLVRPLIRLIAWLPARLPGAGGMLVRENAAAGIRRTAAIAAPVLVTVALAGSLLGATATINEAKATEVRQRTTADHVITGGAGGFDPAAVDRIRAVPGAEVSATAGTAVYVLEEGVALIRSDARAVDPAALARTAELPLTAGSVADLDDGSVIVTEEWERHTVGSTVDVWLGDGTPKSLRIAGVMSIGTGNNGAYVTAANAGGAPVDRIDVRLAPGADAAAVGSGLAEAAAQAGGKVLTKDQWVAAGYPETKRTTRLGFLLVLGIALLYTGIALANTLVMATSDRARDLAVLRLAGATRWQVLRLVAWEALLVVLVGAVVGALVAALNLGGIQAALGLLGVRSPLVIPWDVMGASFGACAALAVVAAAASAAVSLRRPAVELAGVRE from the coding sequence GTGCTGAGCGTCGCCCTGCGCACCCTGCGCACCCGCTGGGTCACCTTCGTCGGAAGCTTCGTCGCCCTCGCCCTCGGAGTCGGCCTGATCGCCACCATGGGGCTCGCGCTCGCCGCCACCCTCGACGCCCCGGAGCGCAGGCCCGAACGCTTCAACACGGCCGCCGTCGTCGTCAAGGGCAACGACACCCTGCGCGTCGAGAGCCCGATCGGCGACCGCACCCGCAAGCTGGCCCACCCCAAGCCCGTCGCCCCCGAACTCGCCCGGCGGCTGGGCGCCCTCGGCGCCACCACAGAGGACCGCTCCTTCCCCGTCCGCGCCGAGGGCGGGCCCGGGCGACTGGTCGGCCACCCCTGGTCGGTCGCCGCCTTCGCCCCGTACACCCTCGACGCCGGCCGGGCTCCGCAGTCCGACGGCGAGGTCGTCACCACCGGCTGGGCCCGGCCCGGGGAGCGGCTGACCACCGACCGGGGCCCGGTCACGGTGGTCGGCACCGTCTCCCACCCCGGCGCCCCGAAGCTGCCCGGGTTCGAGGACGCCGTCTTCTGGACCGACGCCCAAGCCGCCCGGCTGTCGCCCGCCATCGACCAGCTCGTCGTCTCCGCCGACCCGGCCGCCGTACGGGCCGCTGTGGGCCAGGACCCCGACGTACGGGTCCTGACCGGCCGCGACATCCGCTTCGCCGACCCCGACCCGGAGCGCGACAGCGAAGCCCTGCTCGCCGTGAACGCCATGCTGGGCACCGCCGGCGGGGTCACCGGCTTCGTGTCGGTCTTCGTCGTCGCCTCCACCTTCGCCTTCGCCGTCGCCCAGCGCCGCAAGGAGTTCGCCCTGCTGCGCACCGCCGGGGCCACCCCCGGGCAGATCCGCCGCATGGTGCTCTCCGAGGCGCTCCTCCTGGGCGTGCTGGCCTCCGCCTTCGGGTGCCTCCTCGGCTCGTACGGGGCGCCGCTGCTCGCCCAGTGGTCGGTGGACGGTGACCTCGCACCGCGCTGGTTCGCCATCGGCGACGCCACCTGGCCCTACCACCTCGCCTTCTGGACCGGCCTGCTCGTCTCCCTCGCCGGAGTCCTCGCCGCCTCCTGGCGCGCCGGCCGGGTGGGGCCCACCGAGGCGCTGCGCGAAGCCGCCGTCGAGACGCGCACCATGACCTGGGGCCGCTGGATCTTCGGCGCCGGACTCCTGCTGGCCGGCCTCGGCACGCTCGCGTACGCCCTGCTCGCCGACCCGTCGGACCTGCTCCACCGCAAGACGTACATCAGCCGCCCGATGCTGCTGATCGTCGCCTTCGCGCTGCTGGCCCCGGTGCTGGTCCGGCCGCTGATCCGGCTCATCGCCTGGCTCCCGGCCCGGCTGCCGGGCGCCGGCGGGATGCTCGTGCGGGAGAACGCGGCGGCCGGCATCCGGCGCACCGCGGCCATTGCCGCACCCGTGCTCGTCACCGTGGCCCTCGCCGGTTCCCTGCTCGGGGCCACGGCCACGATCAACGAGGCCAAGGCCACCGAGGTCCGGCAGCGCACCACCGCCGACCACGTGATCACGGGCGGAGCCGGGGGCTTCGACCCGGCCGCCGTCGACCGGATCCGGGCCGTACCCGGCGCCGAGGTCTCCGCCACCGCCGGGACGGCCGTCTACGTACTCGAGGAGGGTGTGGCACTGATCCGCTCGGACGCCCGCGCCGTTGACCCGGCGGCCCTCGCCCGGACCGCCGAACTGCCCCTCACCGCGGGCAGCGTCGCCGACCTCGACGACGGCTCCGTGATCGTCACCGAGGAATGGGAGCGGCACACCGTCGGATCCACCGTGGACGTCTGGCTCGGCGACGGCACCCCCAAGTCCCTGCGGATCGCGGGCGTGATGAGCATCGGCACCGGCAACAACGGGGCCTACGTCACCGCGGCCAACGCCGGCGGCGCGCCCGTCGACCGCATCGACGTACGGCTCGCCCCGGGCGCGGACGCCGCCGCCGTCGGCTCCGGACTGGCCGAGGCGGCCGCGCAGGCCGGGGGCAAGGTCCTCACCAAGGACCAGTGGGTGGCGGCCGGTTACCCCGAAACCAAGCGCACCACCCGGCTGGGCTTCCTGCTCGTCCTCGGCATCGCCCTGCTCTACACCGGCATCGCGCTCGCCAACACCCTCGTCATGGCCACCTCCGACCGGGCCCGCGACCTCGCCGTCCTGCGGCTGGCCGGCGCCACCCGGTGGCAGGTGCTGCGGCTGGTGGCCTGGGAAGCCCTCCTCGTCGTCCTCGTCGGCGCGGTCGTCGGAGCCCTCGTCGCCGCCCTGAACCTGGGCGGGATCCAGGCTGCCCTCGGCCTCCTCGGAGTCCGGAGCCCCCTGGTGATCCCCTGGGACGTCATGGGCGCGAGCTTCGGCGCCTGCGCGGCCCTGGCGGTGGTCGCCGCCGCCGCCTCGGCCGCGGTGTCCCTGCGGCGCCCGGCGGTCGAGCTGGCCGGCGTACGGGAATAG
- a CDS encoding Crp/Fnr family transcriptional regulator has translation MSTPSPIRIAAVLSTEHRGRLMSQAHEVNFQEGARIFEEGSRAESFWIVRSGTVTLEIPMPGVRRPASVENLGPGELVGWSWLFPPYVWQLSAEAMTPVRAYEFDGMSVRMLMDSDPAFGSAVGHWVGRVLALRLQQTRTRLLDLYAPRMAAS, from the coding sequence GTGAGCACACCTTCCCCCATCCGGATCGCTGCCGTGCTGTCCACGGAGCACCGCGGTCGGCTGATGTCCCAGGCCCACGAGGTCAATTTCCAAGAGGGTGCACGGATCTTCGAGGAAGGTTCACGGGCGGAGTCCTTCTGGATCGTGCGCTCGGGCACCGTGACCCTGGAGATCCCCATGCCCGGCGTCCGCAGGCCCGCGTCAGTGGAGAACCTCGGCCCCGGTGAGCTGGTGGGCTGGTCCTGGCTCTTCCCGCCGTACGTGTGGCAGCTGAGCGCCGAGGCGATGACACCGGTGCGCGCGTACGAGTTCGACGGGATGAGCGTCCGGATGCTCATGGACTCCGATCCGGCCTTCGGGTCGGCGGTCGGGCACTGGGTCGGCCGGGTCCTCGCGCTCCGGCTCCAGCAGACCCGGACCCGCCTCCTCGACCTGTACGCGCCCCGCATGGCGGCGAGCTAG
- a CDS encoding helix-turn-helix domain-containing protein, giving the protein MPTPGTHPSAAVRHLLDLLNLLVEGAPAESFALSAGQAAHLSEQEAAAMADATRVALRIRRTLSQHRRREAELAALFDTAGDLAGLRDLDSVLKAIVHRAKLLLGTDVTYLSLNDDEAGDTYMRVTDGSVSAAFQRVRLGMGEGLGGLVAETARPYTTGDYRDDPRFRHTETIDGAVAEEGLRAILGVPLRLGARVIGVLYAADRTARAFTPDEVALLSSLADHAAIAIDGARLLEETRTALVELNAASRTIEAHSEAVRRAEDAHDRLTDLVLRGGDVTDVAGAIGALLRGGTLIHDAEGTELARAGADPRPPSARAVAASRADGRAVPVDGTWVCAVLAGPELLGSIALSGRADLDDADRRLFERAGVVTALLLLLRRSVAEAEDRVRGELLGDLLSGAADPAGLSARARRLGVNLDRPHAVFVLHPETAPRPRLLAAAARTAHTRKGLAGTHHDDVVLVCPSESPSACAAGLAHELGQALAGPVTVGAAGPATGPGAIADTYAEARRCRTALRSLGRPGTGAALGDLGFLGVLLGDQTDLGGYVQRTLGPLIAYDAQRGTDLLHTLQVYFAAGMNQTKARDALHLHINTVVQRLDRIGRLLGDDWQRPERALELQLALRVHQVATGFGNRPEPNGDSL; this is encoded by the coding sequence ATGCCCACCCCGGGAACGCACCCGAGCGCCGCCGTGCGCCACCTGCTCGACCTGCTGAACCTGCTGGTCGAGGGCGCGCCGGCGGAGAGCTTCGCGCTGTCCGCCGGGCAGGCCGCGCACCTTTCCGAGCAGGAGGCGGCGGCGATGGCGGACGCCACCCGCGTCGCGCTGCGCATCCGCCGCACCCTCAGCCAGCACCGGCGGCGGGAGGCCGAACTGGCGGCCCTCTTCGACACCGCCGGAGACCTCGCCGGGCTCCGCGATCTGGACTCCGTACTGAAGGCGATCGTCCACCGGGCCAAACTGCTCCTCGGCACCGACGTCACCTACCTGTCCCTCAACGACGACGAAGCCGGCGACACCTACATGCGGGTCACCGACGGCTCCGTCTCGGCCGCCTTCCAGCGGGTGCGCCTCGGGATGGGCGAGGGCCTGGGCGGGCTGGTCGCGGAAACGGCCCGCCCCTACACCACCGGCGACTACCGCGACGACCCCCGCTTCCGGCACACCGAGACCATCGACGGCGCCGTCGCCGAAGAGGGGCTGCGCGCCATCCTCGGCGTACCGCTGCGGCTGGGGGCCCGGGTGATCGGCGTCCTCTACGCGGCGGACCGCACGGCCCGTGCGTTCACCCCGGACGAGGTCGCGCTGCTGTCCTCCCTCGCCGACCACGCCGCCATCGCCATCGACGGGGCCCGGCTGCTGGAGGAGACGCGTACCGCGCTGGTCGAACTTAACGCGGCCTCGCGGACCATCGAGGCGCACAGCGAGGCCGTGCGGCGGGCCGAGGACGCCCACGACCGGCTGACCGACCTGGTGCTGCGCGGAGGGGACGTCACCGACGTCGCCGGCGCCATCGGCGCCCTGCTGCGGGGCGGCACCCTCATCCACGACGCCGAGGGCACCGAGCTCGCCCGGGCGGGCGCCGACCCCCGGCCCCCGTCGGCCCGGGCCGTCGCCGCTTCCCGGGCCGACGGACGGGCCGTACCCGTCGACGGAACGTGGGTGTGCGCGGTCCTCGCCGGACCCGAACTGCTCGGCAGCATCGCCCTCAGCGGCCGCGCCGACCTCGACGACGCCGACCGCCGCCTCTTCGAACGCGCCGGCGTCGTCACCGCCCTGCTGCTGCTCCTGCGCCGCTCGGTGGCCGAGGCCGAGGACCGGGTACGGGGCGAGCTCCTCGGGGACCTCCTCAGCGGGGCCGCCGACCCCGCGGGACTGTCCGCCCGCGCGCGCCGCCTCGGCGTGAACCTGGACCGGCCGCACGCGGTGTTCGTCCTGCACCCCGAGACCGCGCCGCGGCCCCGGCTGCTGGCCGCGGCCGCCCGTACCGCGCACACCCGCAAGGGCCTGGCCGGGACGCACCACGACGACGTGGTCCTCGTATGCCCCTCGGAAAGCCCCAGCGCGTGCGCCGCCGGCCTCGCGCACGAGCTCGGCCAGGCCCTCGCCGGGCCGGTCACGGTCGGCGCCGCGGGCCCGGCCACCGGCCCAGGGGCGATCGCCGACACCTACGCGGAGGCCCGTCGCTGCCGCACGGCCCTGCGGTCGCTGGGCCGGCCCGGCACCGGGGCCGCCCTGGGCGACCTGGGCTTCCTCGGGGTGCTGCTCGGCGACCAGACGGACCTGGGCGGCTACGTACAACGCACCCTGGGCCCGCTGATCGCGTACGACGCACAACGCGGCACCGACCTCCTGCACACCCTGCAGGTGTACTTCGCCGCCGGGATGAACCAGACGAAGGCGCGCGACGCCCTGCACCTCCACATCAACACGGTGGTCCAGCGCCTGGACCGGATCGG